A genomic stretch from Triplophysa dalaica isolate WHDGS20190420 chromosome 4, ASM1584641v1, whole genome shotgun sequence includes:
- the rasgef1ba gene encoding ras-GEF domain-containing family member 1B-A, translating into MPQTPPFPAVYGSNSYNNNLYKTKEEEYGGLYYHDNNLVSGSLEALIEHLVPTVSYYPDRTYIFTFLLSSRLFIHPYELMSKVCHLFVEQQRLSDPQADKARVRKIAPKILQLLSEWTETFPYDFRDERMMKSLKELTHRLSTGDEIYRKAVQQMIQTLIRSLTTLSQYEEALAKINSSVTDRLTVLKTKPQSIQRDILTICSDPFTLAQQLTHIEMERLSYIGPEEFVQAFAQKDPLDNDKRCFSDHKKASNLEAYVEWFNRLSYLVATEICMPVKKKHRARVIEFFIDVARECFNIGNFNSLMAIITGMNMSPVSRLKKTWGKVKTAKFDILEHQMDPSSNFYNYRTALRGATQRSITAHSNREKIVIPFFSLLIKDLYFLNEGCSNRLPTGHVNFEKFWEMAKQVTEFITCKKVECPFERDRKILQYLLTAPVFSEDALYLASYESEGPENNMEKDRWKSLRSALLNRT; encoded by the exons ATGCCTCAGACACCACCGTTTCCAGCGGTGTATGGATCCAACAGCTACAACAACAATCTCTACAAGACGAAGGAAGAAGAATATGGAGGTCTGTATTACCATGACAACAATCTGGTGTCGGGATCCTTGGAAGCTCTCATTGAGCACTTGGTACCTACTGTGTCATACTATCCTGAT AGGACATACATCTTTACATTCCTGCTCAGTTCTCGTCTCTTCATTCATCCATACGAGCTGATGTCCAAAGTGTGTCATTTGTTTGTCGAGCAGCAGAGACTCAGCGATCCTCAAGCTGATAAG GCGAGAGTCCGGAAAATTGCTCCCAAGATCCTGCAGCTGCTCAGCGAGTGGACCGAGACGTTTCCCTATGACTTTAGAGATGAGCGCATGATGAAGAGTCTAAAGGAACTAACACATCGACTGAGCACTGGAGATGAA ATCTATCGTAAGGCGGTTCAACAAATGATACAAACGTTGATCCGTAGTCTCACAACGCTCAGCCAATATGAGGAAGCCCTGGCCAAGATCAACTCCTCTGTGACTGACAGACTAACCGTGCTGAAGACCAAACCTCAGTCCATCCAGAGAGACATTCTGACCATCTGCAGTGACCCTTTTACCCTGGCACAACAACTCACACACATCGAAATG GAAAGGCTCAGCTACATCGGACCGGAGGAATTTGTTCAGGCGTTTGCCCAGAAAGACCCTCTagataatgacaag aGATGTTTCAGTGATCACAAGAAAGCGAGTAATCTGGAGGCTTACGTAGAGTGGTTTAACAGGCTCAGCTACCTTGTGGCGACAGAGATCTGCATG CCTGTAAAGAAGAAACATCGTGCACGAGTCATCGAGTTCTTCATTGACGTGGCTCGAGAGTGCTTCAACATCGGCAACTTCAACTCCCTCATGGCCATCATTA cCGGGATGAACATGAGTCCAGTGTCACGGCTAAAGAAGACCTGGGGCAAAGTCAAAACCGCCAAATTTGATATCTTGGAG CATCAAATGGATCCTTCCAGCAATTTCTACAACTACAGAACAGCACTGCGTGGAGCCACTCAGAGATCCATTACTGCTCATAGTAACAGAGAGAAG ATTGTTATTCCCTTCTTCAGTCTCTTGATTAAAGACCTTTACTTCCTCAACGAAGGATGTTCCAACAGGCTTCCGACCGGACATGTCAATTTTGAG AAATTTTGGGAGATGGCTAAACAAGTGACGGAGTTTATTACATGCAAGAAAGTGGAGTGTCCTTTCGAGAGAGACCGCAAGATTCTGCAGTATCTCCTGACCGCACCGGTCTTCAGTGAAGatg CTTTGTATCTGGCATCATATGAAAGCGAAGGGCCAGAGAACAACATGGAGAAGGACAGATGGAAATCTCTCAG GTCAGCTTTGTTGAACAGGACATAA